A window of Bacillus toyonensis BCT-7112 genomic DNA:
CTTGTTCTTTCAACTTCACAACTTCTTCTGTTAATTGTGCTCGTTTTTTCTCCGCAACTTCATTTCCTTTGATGATTACTGCTACCATTTTAAGATTCCCCCTTAAAGAAATTACAGTGTATCTTTTATATTAGATAAAACGCCGTTAATAAAACGACGAGATTCCTCATCCCCAAATGTTTTAGCAATTTCAATTGCCTCGTTAATTGTTACGTTGTGTGGAATTTCTTCCATGTACTTCATTTCATACACAGCTACACGTAAAATACTGCGATCAACAATACTAATACGCTCAAGCTTCCACTTTTTTAAGTTTTGACGAATTGCTGCGTCAATCTCTTCTTTATTGTCTACAAATCCTACAACAAGTGATTCTAAAAACTCATTTGTTTCTTCACCTTCATCTAGCGTATTTTCCACCGCTACCTTCGGTTCTAATTCACCTGTAATATCCATTTGGTATAATGCTTGCATAGCTCTTTCTCTAGCCGTCCTACGTTTCATTGTAACTCTCCTTTATGCTTCAAGTCTTTCCTTATGCTTTGTTATATTATTATAATTTATAAGCCGTCAATTCACTTACTCTTACAGTTTTCATTGATTTTCCAACCTTATAATACAATGATAATAACACAATTTATCGTTTCACACACGGGTTACAAGGCTGAAAAATAATAAAAAGATTAACTTCAAGTTCCATATCTTATCACAATGTACGTTTTTTGGAAAAACGAAACATTTTCTTTTTATTTCTTATTTTTTGAAATAGTATAACAATTAGAGGATTGTAATTTGTGAAGAAATGAAACGATAAAAAAGATGCCTATGTTACTAGGCACCTTTTTCATTCTTACACTGGTTCAATTTCTGTTTTTTGTGTTTCGAATGTTACGCCAACGATGTGAACATTCACTTCTTTTGGCTCAAGTCCTGTCATTGTAAAGAGTGCTTGGCGAATATTGTCTTGAATCTTTTGTGCAACAACTGGAATTGCTACACCAAAATACATTACAACATAAAGGTCGACGATAATATCTTCGTTTGCTAATTCAACCTTTACACCTTTACCATGATTTTTCTTACCTAACTTCTCAACAACATCTGTAGCAAAATTACCACGCATTGCCGCCACACCTTCTACCTCAGCAGCTGCAATACCTGCAATTACTTCAATTACTTCTGGTGCAATTTCTACTTTACCAAGAGTTGTATCTTGACCCATATCTAACATATGTTCAGCCATGAAAAAAACCTCCTTTAATGTATCACTGCGTCACAAGTTCATGCTCTTCCAAAAACTTCGTATTAAACTCACCTTTTACAAAATCAGGATGATCTAACAATTGCAAATGGAACGGGATTGTTGTATGTACACCTTCAATGACAAACTCACTGAGTGCACGCTTCATTTTTGCAATTGCCTCTTCACGTGTTTTTCCGTGAACAA
This region includes:
- the nusB gene encoding N utilization substance protein NusB produces the protein MKRRTARERAMQALYQMDITGELEPKVAVENTLDEGEETNEFLESLVVGFVDNKEEIDAAIRQNLKKWKLERISIVDRSILRVAVYEMKYMEEIPHNVTINEAIEIAKTFGDEESRRFINGVLSNIKDTL
- a CDS encoding Asp23/Gls24 family envelope stress response protein, yielding MAEHMLDMGQDTTLGKVEIAPEVIEVIAGIAAAEVEGVAAMRGNFATDVVEKLGKKNHGKGVKVELANEDIIVDLYVVMYFGVAIPVVAQKIQDNIRQALFTMTGLEPKEVNVHIVGVTFETQKTEIEPV